The Serpentinimonas maccroryi genome has a segment encoding these proteins:
- a CDS encoding Bug family tripartite tricarboxylate transporter substrate binding protein encodes MSTRRTLLKSSAAAAALVVAPAIVRAQNFPSRPLRLIVASAAGGNADVVTRLMAPELEQRLGQRIVVENLAASSGMQGTEAVARAEPDGHTLLVGTASQLVFNLALFDPMPFDLVGSLRGVAMINKVPLVMLVNPNDPAANMRDYIARLRAAPGRYQYGSGPRGTTTHITGLMWARAAGVEVQHVPYRAGAEGLRDLMAGRISHQFDVAVTAIPHVQSRALRALAVTSRRRLQVLPDVPTAAEQGLPGFEGFTWNSIAAPAGTPQPIVERLNREIAAVLEVPALRERLVGWGSEFTGAMSPSQVDAFYAEDRRIWVPLVREASRAV; translated from the coding sequence ATGAGCACCCGCCGTACCCTACTCAAATCATCGGCCGCTGCGGCGGCCCTGGTCGTCGCCCCAGCGATTGTGCGCGCCCAGAATTTTCCTTCGCGCCCGCTGCGCCTGATCGTCGCTTCGGCGGCCGGTGGCAATGCCGACGTGGTCACGCGCCTGATGGCGCCCGAGCTCGAGCAGCGCCTCGGGCAGCGCATCGTGGTTGAAAACCTCGCCGCTTCGTCGGGCATGCAGGGCACCGAGGCGGTGGCGCGCGCCGAGCCCGACGGTCACACGCTGCTGGTGGGCACCGCCTCGCAACTGGTGTTCAATCTGGCGCTGTTCGACCCCATGCCCTTTGACCTCGTGGGCAGCTTGCGTGGCGTGGCCATGATCAACAAGGTGCCGCTGGTCATGCTGGTCAACCCCAATGATCCGGCCGCCAACATGCGCGACTACATCGCGCGCCTGCGCGCTGCACCGGGGCGTTACCAGTACGGTTCGGGCCCGCGCGGCACCACCACCCACATCACTGGTCTGATGTGGGCGCGTGCGGCCGGGGTCGAAGTCCAACACGTGCCCTACCGCGCCGGCGCCGAGGGGCTGCGCGATCTCATGGCTGGGCGCATCTCGCACCAGTTCGACGTCGCCGTGACCGCCATCCCGCACGTGCAGTCGCGCGCGCTGCGTGCGCTGGCCGTGACCAGCCGCCGCCGCTTGCAGGTGCTGCCCGATGTGCCCACGGCCGCCGAACAGGGCCTGCCAGGTTTCGAGGGCTTTACCTGGAACTCGATCGCCGCGCCGGCGGGCACGCCGCAGCCCATCGTCGAGCGCCTGAACCGCGAAATCGCGGCCGTGCTCGAAGTGCCGGCGCTGCGCGAGCGCCTCGTGGGCTGGGGCAGCGAGTTCACCGGTGCCATGAGCCCGTCGCAGGTCGATGCCTTTTACGCCGAAGACCGGCGCATCTGGGTGCCGCTGGTGCGCGAAGCCAGCCGGGCGGTTTAG
- a CDS encoding ABC transporter ATP-binding protein has protein sequence MFLTLSQLSVQYPHTAQPAVRSVSFGLEAGQIGVLIGPSGCGKTTLLRAVAGLERASGGQVALGGEVVSNAQTHMPPEQRRVGMVFQDYALFPHLDVRANVAFGLRHLPKPARLQRVQEVLALVGLEGLHGRYPHELSGGQQQRVALARALAPSPRLLLLDEPFSNLDVDLRERLAHEVRGILKAAGATALLVTHDQLEAFAIGDMIGVMHQGELHQWDRAYTLYHRPATRFVAEFIGHGVFAPAQIAHLGAEVQVQTPLGPLQDVAACPLPSAYPDGLCDVLLRADDIVHDDAAPVKARIVRKSFRGSEFLYTLQLNSGETVMTHVPSHHDHAVGEWIGIKAAVDHVVTFERGAAAGAPPAQAVVCNGG, from the coding sequence ATGTTCCTGACCCTGTCCCAACTCTCGGTTCAATACCCCCACACCGCCCAGCCTGCGGTGCGCTCTGTTTCTTTCGGCCTCGAGGCGGGCCAGATCGGGGTGCTGATCGGCCCTTCGGGCTGCGGCAAAACCACCTTGCTGCGCGCCGTGGCCGGGCTCGAGCGCGCCAGCGGTGGACAAGTCGCGCTTGGGGGTGAAGTGGTCAGCAACGCCCAGACGCATATGCCGCCCGAGCAGCGCCGCGTCGGCATGGTATTCCAAGATTACGCGCTGTTTCCGCACCTTGACGTGCGCGCCAACGTGGCCTTCGGGCTGCGCCATCTGCCCAAGCCAGCGCGGCTGCAGCGGGTGCAAGAGGTGCTGGCGCTGGTCGGGCTCGAGGGGCTGCACGGGCGCTACCCGCACGAGCTCTCGGGCGGCCAGCAGCAGCGTGTGGCGCTGGCGCGCGCACTCGCCCCCAGCCCACGCCTGCTGCTGCTCGACGAGCCTTTCTCCAACCTCGACGTGGACCTGCGCGAGCGCCTGGCGCACGAAGTGCGCGGGATTTTGAAGGCCGCCGGGGCCACCGCGCTGCTGGTGACGCACGACCAGCTCGAAGCCTTTGCTATTGGCGACATGATCGGCGTGATGCACCAGGGCGAGCTGCACCAGTGGGACCGCGCTTACACGCTCTACCACCGCCCGGCCACGCGCTTCGTGGCCGAATTCATCGGCCACGGCGTGTTTGCCCCGGCGCAGATCGCCCATTTGGGCGCCGAGGTGCAGGTGCAAACCCCCCTAGGGCCGCTGCAAGACGTGGCCGCGTGCCCGCTGCCCAGCGCTTACCCCGACGGCCTGTGCGACGTGCTGCTGCGCGCCGACGACATCGTGCACGACGACGCCGCACCGGTGAAGGCGCGCATCGTGCGCAAATCGTTTCGCGGCTCCGAGTTCCTCTACACCCTGCAACTGAACAGCGGCGAGACGGTGATGACGCACGTGCCTTCGCACCACGACCACGCCGTCGGCGAGTGGATCGGGATTAAGGCGGCGGTGGATCACGTCGTCACCTTCGAGCGCGGCGCTGCGGCTGGCGCACCGCCGGCGCAGGCGGTGGTTTGCAACGGCGGCTAG
- a CDS encoding HD-GYP domain-containing protein codes for MAKPKLKKIPTAQVRLGMYIEGFCGSWMDHPFWRSKFVITDAHDLSLVHGCAIKEVLIDVSQGLDVAPAAATNADPASVAAEPQPPAASPEVLASSDTEAVSMRDEYQRAAAICKAATGAVRHMFAEVRMGRAIDPEVARQVAEEITDSVLRNGGALISLARLKSADGYTYMHSVAVCALMVALARQLGLSAAETRAAGFAGLMHDLGKADVPLEVLNKAGRLTEAEFAQVRLHPEHGHRRLLAAGVDDPMALDVCLHHHERLDGKGYPKRLAGEAISRMARMGAVCDVYDAITSNRPYKEGWDPAESLAKMAQWTHGHLDAAIFQAFVRSLGIYPTGSLVRLSNGKLAVVVEQSKASLLKPVVKTVFSTTSN; via the coding sequence ATGGCCAAACCCAAGCTGAAAAAAATTCCGACTGCCCAAGTGCGGCTCGGTATGTACATCGAGGGTTTTTGCGGCTCTTGGATGGATCACCCGTTCTGGCGCAGCAAGTTCGTCATCACCGATGCGCACGATCTGAGTTTGGTGCACGGGTGCGCGATCAAGGAGGTGCTGATCGACGTCAGCCAGGGCTTGGATGTCGCACCAGCCGCCGCCACCAACGCCGATCCCGCTTCCGTCGCCGCAGAGCCCCAGCCGCCTGCCGCCAGCCCTGAGGTGCTTGCCAGCTCCGACACCGAGGCGGTCTCGATGCGCGACGAGTATCAGCGTGCAGCCGCCATCTGCAAAGCCGCCACCGGCGCGGTGCGCCACATGTTCGCCGAGGTGCGCATGGGCCGCGCCATCGACCCAGAGGTGGCGCGCCAAGTGGCCGAGGAGATCACCGATTCGGTGTTGCGCAACGGCGGCGCCCTGATCAGCCTCGCGCGCCTGAAAAGCGCCGACGGCTACACCTACATGCACTCGGTGGCGGTGTGCGCGCTGATGGTGGCGCTGGCGCGTCAGTTGGGTTTGAGCGCAGCCGAGACGCGCGCGGCGGGCTTTGCGGGCCTGATGCACGACCTAGGCAAGGCCGACGTGCCGCTGGAGGTGCTCAACAAAGCCGGCCGCCTGACCGAAGCCGAATTTGCCCAAGTGCGCCTGCACCCAGAACACGGGCACCGGCGCTTGCTCGCCGCCGGCGTCGATGACCCGATGGCGCTCGACGTCTGCCTGCACCACCACGAGCGGCTCGACGGCAAGGGCTACCCAAAGCGGTTGGCGGGCGAGGCCATCAGCCGCATGGCGCGCATGGGGGCGGTGTGCGATGTCTATGACGCCATCACCTCGAACCGGCCCTACAAAGAGGGCTGGGACCCGGCCGAATCGCTGGCCAAAATGGCGCAGTGGACCCACGGCCACCTCGATGCCGCGATTTTTCAGGCCTTTGTGCGCAGCCTCGGCATTTACCCCACGGGTTCGCTGGTGCGGCTGAGCAACGGCAAGCTGGCGGTGGTGGTGGAGCAGTCCAAGGCGTCTTTGCTCAAGCCGGTGGTTAAAACCGTGTTTTCCACCACGAGCAATTAG
- a CDS encoding vWA domain-containing protein, with protein MLIDFFYALRAARLPVSVREYLTLLQALQSGLVGPANPDACSLDDFYYLARTTLVKDESLFDPFDRAFAAHFKGVQAVAGEGARAIPADWLRQELQRLLSDEQKANAPKLDWDELMRTLQQRLAEQTERHAGGSKWIGTGGTSPFGHGGHNPQGIRIGGPGGQRSAFKVWEQRLWRDYDDSAPLGPRHLKLALRRLRKFARQGSALELDLPDTIRATAANAGWLELRQVPERHNLVKVLLLLDVGGSMDEHVHQVEALFAAAKAEFKHLEIYYFHNCVYDFVWKHNQRRHSERTATLDLLHTYHRDYKLIFVGDATMSPYEILQPGGSVEYANAETGADWLQRLAHHYPRHAWINPQPAGLWPYQRSIELIQQILGQRMYPLTLRGLEEATRVLSK; from the coding sequence ATGCTGATCGATTTTTTCTATGCCTTGCGCGCCGCCCGGCTGCCGGTGTCGGTGCGCGAATACCTCACGCTGCTGCAGGCGCTGCAATCCGGCCTCGTGGGCCCGGCCAACCCCGACGCCTGCTCGCTCGATGATTTCTACTACCTCGCACGCACCACGCTGGTCAAGGACGAATCCCTGTTCGACCCCTTCGACCGCGCCTTTGCCGCCCACTTCAAAGGCGTGCAGGCCGTGGCGGGCGAGGGCGCGCGCGCCATCCCAGCCGACTGGCTAAGACAGGAGCTGCAACGGCTGCTGAGCGACGAGCAAAAGGCCAACGCCCCGAAGCTCGACTGGGACGAACTCATGCGCACCCTGCAGCAGCGGCTGGCCGAGCAAACCGAGCGCCACGCCGGCGGCAGCAAGTGGATCGGCACCGGCGGCACCAGCCCCTTTGGCCACGGCGGCCACAACCCGCAGGGCATCCGCATCGGCGGCCCCGGCGGCCAGCGCAGCGCCTTCAAGGTGTGGGAGCAGCGCCTCTGGCGCGACTACGACGACAGCGCGCCGCTGGGGCCGCGCCACCTCAAGCTGGCGCTGCGGCGGCTGCGTAAATTCGCGCGCCAAGGCAGCGCGCTCGAGCTCGACTTGCCCGACACCATCCGGGCCACCGCTGCCAACGCCGGCTGGCTCGAGCTGCGCCAAGTGCCCGAGCGCCACAACCTGGTCAAGGTGCTGCTGCTGCTCGACGTGGGCGGCAGCATGGACGAGCACGTGCATCAGGTCGAGGCCCTGTTTGCGGCCGCCAAGGCCGAGTTCAAGCACCTCGAAATCTACTACTTCCACAACTGCGTCTATGACTTCGTCTGGAAGCACAACCAGCGCCGCCACAGCGAGCGCACCGCCACACTCGACCTGCTGCACACCTACCACCGCGACTACAAGCTGATTTTTGTCGGCGACGCGACCATGAGCCCCTACGAAATCCTGCAGCCCGGCGGCAGCGTCGAATACGCCAACGCCGAAACCGGGGCCGACTGGTTGCAGCGCCTCGCGCACCACTACCCGCGCCACGCCTGGATCAACCCGCAACCGGCGGGCCTGTGGCCCTACCAGCGCAGCATCGAGCTGATCCAGCAAATCCTTGGCCAGCGCATGTACCCGCTGACGCTGCGCGGGCTCGAAGAGGCCACGCGGGTGCTCTCGAAATAG
- a CDS encoding AAA family ATPase produces the protein MKFSGSPHYVASPDLLLAVNAAITLQRPLLIKGEPGTGKTLLAEEVAAALGLPLLQWHIKSSTKAQQGLYEYDAVSRLRDSQLGDERVRDIGHYIVQGVLWQAFTAEQPLVLLIDEIDKADIEFPNDLLRELDRMEFHCYETRQTIRARHRPLVFITSNNEKELPDAFLRRCFFHYIQFPDPATLRRIVGVHFPGLKDELLTAALKAFLELRQLPGLKKKPSTSELLDWIRLLLAEDIPPQALHGKEQQLVVPPLAGALLKNEQDAGLLERLVFMNQRHR, from the coding sequence ATGAAATTCTCCGGCTCCCCCCACTACGTCGCCAGCCCCGATTTGTTGCTCGCGGTCAACGCCGCCATCACCTTGCAGCGGCCCTTGCTCATCAAGGGCGAACCCGGCACCGGCAAAACCCTGCTGGCCGAAGAGGTGGCGGCGGCCTTGGGGCTGCCGCTGCTGCAATGGCACATCAAGAGCAGCACCAAGGCGCAGCAGGGCCTGTACGAGTACGACGCCGTGAGCCGCCTGCGCGACTCGCAGCTCGGGGACGAGCGCGTGCGCGACATCGGCCACTACATCGTGCAAGGCGTGCTCTGGCAGGCCTTCACGGCCGAGCAGCCGCTGGTGCTCTTGATCGACGAAATCGACAAGGCCGACATCGAATTCCCCAACGACTTGCTGCGCGAGCTCGACCGCATGGAGTTCCACTGTTACGAGACGCGCCAGACCATCCGGGCGCGGCACCGGCCGCTGGTGTTCATCACCTCGAACAACGAAAAAGAGCTGCCCGACGCCTTTTTGCGCCGCTGCTTTTTCCACTACATCCAGTTCCCCGACCCGGCCACGCTGCGCCGCATCGTGGGCGTGCACTTTCCCGGCCTCAAAGACGAGCTGCTCACGGCGGCGCTCAAAGCCTTTCTCGAGCTGCGCCAGCTGCCGGGCCTGAAGAAAAAGCCCAGTACCTCGGAGCTGCTCGACTGGATCCGGCTGCTGCTGGCCGAAGACATCCCGCCCCAGGCGCTGCACGGCAAAGAGCAGCAGCTGGTGGTGCCGCCACTGGCGGGCGCGCTGCTCAAAAACGAGCAGGATGCCGGCCTGCTCGAGCGCCTGGTGTTCATGAACCAGCGCCACCGCTGA
- a CDS encoding TonB-dependent receptor plug domain-containing protein yields MSVLVFLATVAGATVHAQALPGAADSAQTPLLAQGVQASQFDLMAQAEPDFFADQAPLQVLSVTRLAQPLADTPGAVTVLDRQTLRRSGARNITEALRLVPGYMVAGLNGANLVAAYHAPVDEYGVRSLILVDGRSLYSPSYFGGGFRALNAVPIEEVERIEVLRGSNSTAFGAHALFGVINVVTRHTLDTLGQAVSFTAGGGGVADVYARIGWGAPGLAQRLSVNRSADHGLRDLRDSHERVQLLWRADLKPRPATELMFQAGLSELDAGHGFASNPDDPQRDVALRKSHALLQWRHADGPEATWKATLSWDEERLSDPSQTDSIGFSFSPTPDIADLIYHEQRLALELEHTRVISPSWRWVLGGGVRDDSSFAPVLFTTTERVGVRDWRVFGHAEWAPAPRWLLNAGLFAGYRSDTGSYLAPRLMLNHELAPGHTLRAGLTRAERPPLLFERSSDVRAYINRTPVGTVHRPNPALRNEVLQAQELGYHASLAEGRVNLDVRLYQERMGDFIQFRSGVPRQYVNAPGFTLRGLEYQLIWRPSERTELRLNQSFNQMRWHQAGPIGREPPARLSTVAWFQRLDDGWDVALMLHEHNGMSWRPPASAVGSVTRVDARLARAFDWGGARAEAALVVQSLGGDIDEFVPNRLSNRRVYASLRLEF; encoded by the coding sequence ATGAGCGTGCTGGTTTTTTTGGCCACGGTTGCGGGCGCGACGGTGCATGCCCAAGCCCTGCCCGGGGCGGCCGATTCTGCGCAAACGCCCCTACTGGCCCAAGGAGTACAAGCTTCCCAGTTTGATTTGATGGCGCAAGCCGAGCCCGATTTTTTTGCCGATCAGGCGCCGCTGCAGGTGCTGTCGGTCACGCGCTTGGCACAGCCGCTGGCCGACACCCCCGGTGCCGTCACGGTGCTCGACCGCCAGACCCTGCGCCGCTCGGGTGCGCGCAATATCACCGAGGCGCTGCGGCTGGTGCCGGGTTATATGGTGGCAGGCCTAAACGGTGCCAACTTGGTGGCGGCTTACCATGCGCCGGTGGACGAATACGGGGTGCGCAGCCTGATTTTGGTCGATGGGCGCTCGCTATACAGTCCCAGTTACTTTGGTGGCGGCTTTAGGGCGCTCAACGCGGTGCCGATCGAGGAGGTCGAGCGCATCGAGGTGCTGCGCGGCAGCAACTCGACCGCTTTCGGCGCGCACGCCCTGTTTGGCGTCATCAACGTGGTGACGCGCCACACGCTCGACACGCTCGGTCAGGCGGTGAGCTTCACTGCCGGTGGCGGTGGTGTGGCCGACGTCTACGCTCGCATCGGCTGGGGAGCGCCGGGGCTGGCGCAGCGCCTGAGCGTGAACCGCAGCGCCGACCACGGCCTGCGCGACCTGCGCGACAGCCACGAGCGCGTGCAGCTGCTTTGGCGTGCCGACCTTAAGCCCCGCCCCGCTACCGAGTTGATGTTCCAAGCCGGCTTGAGCGAGTTGGATGCTGGTCATGGGTTTGCGAGCAATCCCGACGACCCGCAGCGTGACGTGGCGTTGCGCAAATCCCACGCGCTGCTGCAATGGCGCCATGCCGATGGCCCTGAGGCCACGTGGAAGGCCACCTTGTCGTGGGACGAAGAGCGCCTCAGCGATCCGAGCCAGACGGATTCGATTGGATTTAGTTTTTCGCCCACACCAGACATCGCCGACCTAATCTACCACGAGCAGCGGCTGGCGCTGGAGCTTGAGCACACGCGCGTGATCTCGCCGAGCTGGCGCTGGGTGCTGGGGGGTGGTGTGCGCGACGACAGCAGCTTTGCGCCGGTGTTGTTTACCACCACCGAGCGCGTGGGCGTGCGCGATTGGCGGGTGTTCGGGCATGCGGAATGGGCGCCGGCACCGCGGTGGCTGCTCAACGCCGGACTGTTTGCTGGCTACCGCAGCGACACCGGCAGCTACTTGGCCCCGCGCCTGATGCTCAACCACGAGCTTGCGCCCGGCCACACGCTGCGCGCCGGGCTGACGCGCGCCGAACGGCCGCCGCTGTTGTTCGAGCGCAGTTCCGATGTGCGCGCTTACATCAACCGTACGCCAGTCGGTACGGTCCACCGCCCGAACCCGGCTTTGCGCAACGAGGTCTTGCAAGCGCAGGAGCTGGGCTACCACGCCAGCTTGGCCGAGGGGCGCGTGAATCTGGATGTGCGGCTATACCAAGAGCGCATGGGCGATTTCATCCAGTTTCGCTCAGGTGTGCCGCGCCAGTACGTCAACGCCCCCGGCTTCACATTGCGCGGGCTCGAGTACCAGCTGATCTGGCGCCCCAGTGAGCGCACCGAACTGCGCCTGAACCAGTCCTTCAACCAGATGCGCTGGCACCAAGCCGGGCCTATAGGCCGCGAGCCGCCCGCCCGTCTGAGCACCGTGGCCTGGTTTCAGCGGCTGGACGACGGCTGGGACGTGGCCCTGATGCTGCACGAACACAACGGCATGTCGTGGCGCCCACCGGCCAGTGCGGTGGGATCCGTCACCCGCGTCGATGCCCGCCTAGCGCGCGCGTTCGACTGGGGTGGCGCGCGCGCCGAAGCCGCCTTGGTGGTGCAGTCGCTCGGCGGCGACATCGACGAATTCGTGCCCAATCGGCTTAGCAACCGGCGCGTCTATGCGAGCCTGCGCCTCGAATTCTGA
- a CDS encoding GGDEF domain-containing protein — protein sequence MNPDPMLRQMRLRLWLAAALPAVLVMLVLLVLFVQRHSFELLQAQQHQAQAVAKQLASQAEFALFAADVQTLQRLAGATKDSDDDLVAVALRAANGHFQAGAGRFGAQLPDFSGNRVHLNGDRLWVIYEVRSQLMAVDDPLAAGLLESGVAESVVLGYVALEYDLSALQRSSRQLLLWALAATGLALVLAALLSALIASSVTRPVAHISDVVRRIGGGQLQARADVERCGPMAQLASGINRMASQVAVTQEELMQQVQQATDELRLQKLEAERTARTDGLTGLLRRRAFIELAEAEIQRSLRYEDPLSFIMFDVDHFKFINDNHGHPCGDAALVHLAELLREQMRDSDLPCRWGGEEFVVLLPRTSADVARHAAERIRSHFEANPVRWKDRSLRVTASFGVAAFDARDISLSSMVARADTALYRAKRNGRNRVEVAEGGFAAGLEQPTA from the coding sequence ATGAACCCCGACCCCATGCTGCGCCAGATGCGCCTGCGCCTGTGGCTGGCTGCCGCCTTGCCGGCGGTGCTGGTGATGTTGGTGCTTCTGGTGCTGTTCGTGCAGCGCCACAGCTTCGAGCTCCTCCAAGCCCAGCAGCATCAGGCGCAAGCCGTGGCCAAGCAACTGGCCAGCCAAGCCGAGTTTGCTCTGTTTGCCGCCGACGTGCAGACCCTGCAGCGCCTGGCCGGCGCCACCAAAGACAGCGACGACGACTTGGTGGCGGTGGCGCTGCGCGCCGCCAACGGGCATTTTCAGGCCGGAGCAGGGCGCTTTGGCGCCCAATTGCCCGATTTTTCAGGCAACCGCGTGCACCTCAATGGCGACCGCTTGTGGGTGATCTACGAGGTGCGTTCGCAATTGATGGCGGTCGATGATCCGCTGGCCGCCGGCTTGCTGGAGTCTGGGGTGGCAGAGTCGGTGGTGCTCGGTTACGTGGCGCTCGAATACGACCTGAGCGCGCTCCAGCGCAGCAGCCGGCAGTTGCTGCTTTGGGCGCTGGCGGCCACCGGCCTAGCCTTGGTGTTGGCGGCGCTGCTGTCGGCCCTGATCGCCTCCAGCGTGACGCGGCCGGTGGCCCACATCAGCGACGTGGTGCGCCGCATCGGCGGCGGGCAATTGCAGGCGCGCGCCGACGTGGAGCGCTGCGGCCCGATGGCCCAGTTGGCCAGCGGCATCAACCGTATGGCCAGCCAGGTCGCCGTGACGCAAGAAGAGCTCATGCAGCAGGTGCAGCAAGCCACCGACGAACTGCGCCTGCAAAAGCTCGAGGCAGAGCGCACGGCGCGCACCGATGGCCTGACGGGTTTGCTGCGCCGGCGTGCCTTCATCGAGTTGGCCGAGGCCGAAATCCAGCGCAGCCTGCGCTACGAAGATCCGCTCTCGTTCATCATGTTCGACGTAGATCATTTCAAGTTTATCAACGACAACCACGGCCACCCCTGTGGCGACGCAGCCCTGGTGCACTTGGCTGAGCTGTTGCGCGAGCAGATGCGCGATTCCGATCTGCCTTGCCGCTGGGGTGGCGAGGAGTTCGTGGTGTTGCTGCCGCGCACCAGCGCCGACGTGGCGCGCCACGCGGCCGAGCGCATCCGCAGCCATTTTGAGGCCAACCCGGTGCGCTGGAAAGATCGCAGCCTGCGTGTGACGGCCAGCTTCGGCGTGGCCGCCTTTGATGCGCGCGACATCAGCCTGTCGAGCATGGTGGCGCGCGCCGACACAGCCCTGTACCGCGCCAAACGCAACGGTCGCAACCGGGTCGAGGTGGCCGAAGGCGGTTTTGCTGCGGGCTTGGAGCAGCCGACGGCTTAA
- the argH gene encoding argininosuccinate lyase, protein MTASQLDSKTQAWSALFSEPVSALVQRYTASVGFDQRLWRADIRASLAHAEMLAAQGIISAADWAAIERGMAGIAAEIEAGRFEWKLELEDVHLNIEARLTQLVGDAGKRLHTGRSRNDQVATDVRLWLRDEIDGLQALLQQLQRALVEVAEQHVDVIMPGFTHLQVAQPVSFAHHLLAYVEMFARDAERLADVRRRTNRLPLGSAALAGTRYPLDRERVARTLGMVDEHGQPQLCLNSLDAVSDRDFALEFCAAASLCMVHLSRLSEELIIWMSQNFGFVALADRYTTGSSIMPQKKNPDVPELARGKTGRVIGHLMGLLVLMKAQPLAYNKDNQEDKEPLFDTVDTLRDTLRIFAEMIGGTPDAATGLKQGGLRVNAAAMEQAAQKGYATATDLADYLVQKGLPFRDAHECVAHAVKAASSHACGLAELPLAVLQGFHPLIEADVYDCLSLRGSLEARSTVGGTAPAQVRLQLACQRARLGLDAPATTPT, encoded by the coding sequence ATGACTGCCAGCCAACTCGACTCCAAAACCCAGGCCTGGTCGGCCCTGTTCAGCGAACCCGTGAGCGCGCTGGTGCAGCGCTACACCGCCAGCGTGGGATTTGACCAGCGCCTGTGGCGCGCCGACATCCGCGCCAGCCTAGCGCACGCCGAGATGCTGGCGGCGCAAGGCATCATCAGCGCCGCCGACTGGGCCGCCATCGAGCGCGGCATGGCCGGCATCGCGGCCGAGATTGAAGCTGGGCGCTTCGAGTGGAAGCTCGAGCTCGAAGACGTACACCTGAACATCGAAGCGCGCCTGACGCAGCTCGTGGGCGACGCCGGCAAGCGCCTGCACACCGGGCGCAGCCGCAACGACCAAGTGGCCACCGACGTGCGCCTGTGGCTGCGCGACGAGATCGACGGCCTGCAGGCGCTGCTGCAACAACTGCAGCGCGCCTTGGTCGAGGTGGCCGAGCAGCACGTGGACGTGATCATGCCCGGCTTTACCCACCTGCAAGTGGCGCAGCCGGTGAGTTTTGCGCACCATCTGCTGGCTTATGTCGAGATGTTTGCGCGCGACGCCGAGCGCTTGGCCGACGTGCGCCGGCGCACCAACCGGCTGCCGCTGGGCAGCGCGGCGCTGGCCGGCACCCGCTACCCGCTGGACCGCGAGCGCGTGGCGCGCACGCTGGGCATGGTCGATGAGCACGGCCAGCCGCAGTTGTGCCTCAACAGCCTCGACGCCGTGAGCGACCGCGACTTTGCGCTCGAGTTCTGCGCCGCCGCCAGCCTGTGCATGGTGCACCTGAGCCGCCTGAGCGAAGAGCTGATCATCTGGATGAGCCAAAACTTTGGCTTTGTGGCGCTGGCCGACCGCTACACCACCGGCAGTTCGATCATGCCGCAAAAGAAAAACCCCGACGTACCCGAACTTGCGCGCGGCAAGACCGGGCGCGTGATCGGCCACCTGATGGGCCTGCTGGTACTCATGAAAGCCCAGCCGCTGGCCTACAACAAAGACAACCAGGAAGACAAAGAGCCGCTGTTCGACACCGTGGACACGCTGCGCGATACGCTGCGCATTTTTGCCGAGATGATCGGTGGCACGCCCGATGCGGCCACCGGCCTCAAGCAAGGGGGCTTGCGCGTCAACGCCGCTGCCATGGAGCAGGCGGCGCAAAAAGGCTACGCCACCGCCACCGACCTGGCCGACTACCTGGTGCAAAAGGGGCTGCCGTTTCGCGACGCGCACGAGTGCGTGGCGCACGCCGTCAAGGCCGCCAGCAGCCACGCCTGCGGCTTGGCCGAGCTGCCGCTGGCGGTGCTGCAAGGCTTTCACCCGCTGATCGAGGCCGATGTCTATGACTGCCTGAGCCTGCGCGGCTCGCTCGAGGCGCGCTCGACCGTGGGCGGCACGGCGCCGGCCCAAGTGCGGCTGCAGCTGGCGTGCCAGCGCGCGCGGCTCGGGTTGGATGCACCGGCCACCACACCCACCTAA